Genomic window (Primulina eburnea isolate SZY01 chromosome 8, ASM2296580v1, whole genome shotgun sequence):
ATGGCTTGTGTATTTCAATTCAAGATAATTAATGGAAGAACTTACCGTAGAAAGAACGGGGATAATATTCTTGAATTCGGGAAAGACCCATCCATTTACCCACAAATGGATTTCCATTTTATGGTCTTTCGTTAGAAATTTATTACCCCTTGATTATAATTAAGTGATGAAATATCTGAACTAATCAACCTGCCAATGCCATCGAGCTTTTGGTGGAGATGCAACAGTAGTTGGATCTTTTAGGTACTTTTCTCCTACATTCCCCCAAGCCACTATTTAATCCTTCAATAGCTGGTATCTTGAGTATTGAAAGTCTGGGCATAACGTTCCCGGGATGAAATTGATTGGTTACTTCACCAATAAGGACTGATCTGCTGCTGTTATAGGATAGCGTATAGAATATAGATCAGGGGAATGATCGATCATCAGCGAGAAGATTCAACGATTCAGAGGTGCTACCCAAAAGAAAAAACGACTGTGTTCTTGTTTTATCATGTTAATTCAATTTTAATATCTCCATTAGGGCAATGGCCATTGAAAAGTTTGAATCTTTCATGGCCGAGTGCCTCTCCCGcagttatttatttatatctAATCTATACAATTTAGTCTCGCTGCAATTATACCCGCAGCAATGCAAGACGGTGTGAAAGACGTATGTCATCTTACACTGCTATGTTGTCTCATTTTCCACCGGAACATGTGTGGTTAAATCTCCACTGGGTGTGCTTGAGCACAGAGTCTTGACTCATTTTGTGATGTCTCAACACAATTTCTAATTGTGCATCAAATCAATGATCATGATTCATGAACACAATTTGGAATAAAAACATATGGGGAAAAACCCCATCAAAACACAGTCTCAAGTTTCTATCTTTTACTAAAATTTCAAACTAAAGTAGATCACGAGCCTCTCCAATAGTCCTGAAAAGTTTAAAGCCATCCATTTCAAAGTGGGGGAGTTGGATCACTTATGTTTGTTATAATGTACCATATCCTTTTGTGTCACTGGTTTGATGCTCCTCTTTTCATCACAATTCACATGGCTGCCTGCAACAACTCATCTAATTTTAGTGATGGGACCCAATACGTACATAGAAATTGAACACTGCATCTTTTTGAATTGAGAATAGAATGGATTGGATGTTTCAATGAGAGATGTTATCCTCAGTGCAGGCCTACGCCCTACTCCTACTCTTCTATATATGTACACATAACATAAAGACGTATTCGGACTCTGATCCAACTTTTTAGACATGATAAATACTATACTACATGACATTGGGAGATGGTGGGAGGGGGTCATTCGAGGGGTAATACGACCCGGGAGGAGGGTGGACATTACATTGATTTGACGTCACATGCATGAAGTTTGAATAAGCCGCCAACTAAGGAAAATTCGACCCTGCCCCTGCAGGTTGATTTGACGTCACATGCATGAAGTTTGAATAAGCCGCCAACTAAGGAAAATTCGACCCTGcccctgcaggcactgcctgcaggggcagatccaagggccagaatttttctggcccttggttttttttttttttaaaaaaaattctcccCCCCCCCCTGAAATGATCTGGACCGTTGATTGGGTGTGGGGGCCAAACCGCCAACTAAGAAGAGGAGACCTGTCCGTGAAAAGGAAGGATGCCACCACATTTTACATCGACTCACTTGGAATTTGTGGATCCGACATGATCTTGCATACTCAATACACACTCCCATCATAGGAATATTACCAAATTCTTATGTCTCGAAATATTTTAGGCTTAAAATCTCTACTAATCTAAGTTGACGCACAATAATGATCTCATGAGAGGAAGCATGTCCCCCCGAATCCGATCCCCTCCGCTTTGTGTTGGTCCCAAACTCCCAATCCCCACTCGGCTCCTAACTTTTGATTTGCTTTGCTTTGCCCTGCCAAACATACATGTCAACCATTGATTTGCGGTGCTCATAAATGATAATGCATGACAACCCATTACTGCACAATCTCAGCTCCATCGAATTAAACCAGTTCTAAAAAACTTGAATTTCACCACCCAATTGTATTGAATTGGGAACAGTGTGATCTTAATTTAAAGAAGATTGCTTTCTTGGGATTTACATGTACTTGTTAGGTAGTGAATAATTTATTAGATAACAAAAGtactgaataatttatttttatgaaatgagTGTGCGTGCGAATCATTGAACGGTGGTAGTTCGAGGGCGCATAGGCAAGTCCATGGATCAATAATTGTTGGAGGCAAGACAAATCCATCTATTTAATGGTGGGTGCGGTGCAACTTCATTTTGACCATAAAAACCATGATTTTGGATTAAGCTTTCCTAAACTTGGAAGTACCAAATTAAATCTTATTATAGGATCAATATTGCCATTTATTAGTAGCAAATAAATGACTTTAAAAGGTAAAATAAActgacataaaaaatatatgatcTTTTACTATTATATAAAGTAAGAAGGTCTCTCACTAATATCTTTGGTCTCATCTGGTTACATCAGTGTTATTATACATGAATATCCTCAAACATCAACGCGGAAGTCGCTTTTATAGGAGCAAAATGGTAATTAAAAAATCTTCACGTTCTCCACCAACTCGTACAACCATAATACAGTTTTTTCTTCCACTAAACTCCTTCAACTTCCATTTTTCATGTTTTGTCTTTATTTTCTAGCCTTCTTCATTTGtactgattttgaaaatattgcagTACGTGCAGAAAATTCAATTAGGTAATTccgaattattttttttaaccgaATTTATACGTAAAATCATGCATGGCGTACGTCACTATTACTAATAAATATAGAACAAGAACCTCGACCTCGAAAAGATTTGATAATCTCCCGTATCTAAAGTGTCGTTCGATTCCAGCATGTCTTAATTAATTAACGGTCCCGTTCCTTTTGATATATATCCGACctggtttttatttatttatgtttttggcGTTGTGATATTCAATGACCTTTACAGATTTTTAATGTCAAATTTAATAATGGCATGCCATTTATTTCTATTAACTGCACGTGACACAAAATATAAAAGAATTTCAACCAAAAAGAATAACCAGTCAAGAATATTAATTATCGTATCATCTGTACTATATCcaaatttgattaattaatgtGTACTTTGGACCATATATGTTTTTGCATTCATTTGTTATAATTTTTACATTTGACAAGGGAGATGATTATGAAATAAATAAAGTGTAGGGGAAATAAATGcaaatgattaattaattaatcgcattttatattgtttattacatagataataacaataatacaGAGACACACATATTTGTAACTATCGAATAAGTGACACTCAAAATTAAATAGGTAAATGATTCATATTTTAGTATAGATAATAACTTAATTATTCAAGAAAGAGGAGACCTATGTGGGGCTCCTTTTCTTCTATTGTTCAATGAGACCAAGCTCATGAATCCCCTTTTGGTCTTGGGGTTTCTTCTCACGAGTCCTGACGGTTCTCCCTCCGAATTCGCGGCGTTACCCGTGTCGTAATGGGAGCCTCCGAATTCCAAAATGGAGATCGGAGTGATTTGGCCTTCATGATCCGATCCATCCATATGCAGCCTTTCAAATTGTGAGATGGCAAAATCAGATTCATCAAACCTGAATAAAATGCTAGACAAATCTTCGCCTCGTGTTACCATGCGATCCACCTGCATGCATGCAACAGTAATAAGTAATAGACAGGAAcctagtttatttttcttcaaattatGAAAATCCATGATTATTCGATacttttttttatatgattgccaTACGAAAAGTTGAGgagatatttttataatatatgtaAGAAGCTAGGAAATTATTGAGTAGGTGGGGTGGAGTGGACCTTGCATGAGAGGGAACAGAAATTGAAAGGGTACTGAAGAATTCTGTCACAGGTGAAACAAGTGTTGCCTGAACAATTCAGCTGCTTGCAAGATGATGATCTTGATTGTGCTCTCTGATTCAAGAATATTACTTTCGCACTATTTATTGTGTAAGCCTGCCAAACATTAATCATATAATTAGCTAGTATGTTAGACATTAATTATTGGCTGATTTTATTTAACTACTCATGATACACACTAAAAATCagagaaaatgatattttttttatctaataAGTTTTGGAAATTCGGTTTTGGTACATTAACTTTTAATTTCAGGTTGTTTTGATCAAATTGCCACCGATGACATTTAATTTAGTAATTTTCGATGTTACATTAACAATTAGGTCAAAATAGTcaaaaattaaaagttaatttaataaaagcaaactttaaaaatttattgCGAGCAAAACCTAAAATGGAACAAATTaatgggaaaaaaaattattttccccAAATGATAGCCACGATACCGAAAAACCAAAAACAAAATCTGGGTTTTctaaatcaaatttaaataaaagttattGGCCCCCCAGGTTGGCATGCAGGTTCCACCAATTTAATAAAAATGCGTATAATGAATAACCTGAATGCATGAGCAGTCAACGAGCTTTTCAAGGTCGTCCAATCTAATGACATCTTGGTACACATATCTCCTCACCTGCATGCACATACGTTGAACTAATTTCATACAGTGTCGAAATCTTACAAggatattattttaaatcacTCGCGCTTATCGAACATATATACTATTCATCTAAATTCATGAAGAAAGGCATGCATGCATTCAATCACAATATCAATTAAAATCATTAAATATAGCAACCAACTATCTAAAGAAACGAGTGAAAAAGAGTAAATGTGGTATCAGTATATATGACTGCAGGGATATACGAGTTATCCATGGGGTCGACAGGCCGCTGCACGCAATTATTTTtcgatatttttataattatgtataattatatgtttttactctaaaaaaaaattgatttcataCTCGTACTTTCCCTCAAATCTTTGGAGAGAGATCTATCTTAGCTAGGTAGGTAGAATCCGTAGTTCTTGATTATATGAATTAAATGAGTGGGTACATATTACTGAATTGGCATATAAAGACAAAGTGGACTCGGGTCAAACTGTAGTACTCTGCGTGTGTATGAATGAAAGCAACAGCTGAGGAAGAAGCTCCCTAGCTTGCTTTTAATTTCTTCGTAAGCACAAGTGGATCCATATCTATAATAATCCATTCCAAAAATGGTTATAAAATGTAAAAACAGCTCTGTGCAGTTTAATCCAAAAGCCCTACTATTCTCTTtttcgaaattcaatttaatacATAcactaattatatatttatatgtatgtatgaATGTATGCATATGCCTTGTGGTTGTAACTTGTAACCCTAAacccaattaatttatttcaccaaaattaaatgatttttttatttatttgagtgGGAATTAATTAACTATCAGTTTGTAATAATTCATGCATGGAAAACAtaattatggtaattaggtTTAATGATTAATTCATGGTTAGTGCACTTATTGATCCAGTGCATGAACCCATTAAATCGAGAATTATGAAGCTACTTGATTTTTCCAATACGTACACATAACGTACAAACCTTAAGAATGGAATTAAGTAGTGTTTTTTTAAAAGTgtgattaaattaaattacattacgAAAAAGAGTAAGAGAGATAGATATGAATCCTCCGTTTAAATTTTCAATTGGTAAATGAATTTTGAAAAAACTAGTCGAGCATGTAGCTTAAAAAGATATATTTCCACATGGAATTGTTTATTTCTTACAAGGTCAGTGAATTTCAAGACACGAGTAATTCATTTAAAAGTGAATTAATCGAATGATCAATTCGTTTGGTTGCAAATTGCAATGATATAtgcacatatattatatatatttaactcTAGCTGAATCGAGGCATTTAATTAACTTgatgaatttaaaaaaacagtatatatatatatatatatatatatatatatatatatatatatatatatatatatatatatatatgtttgtatatatgtatgtatataccTGGAGTAGAGGATGAGAGGGATGATGAGAAGGGAGGCAGTGAGGGCAGAAGCTTTGGCAACATTTGAGGCAGAAGATATTCTTCTCGTTCTTCCTGCGATCCTGGTGGACCCCACAACCATAGAAGAATGTCTCCGCCATCAGACCTAGCAGCCATGCAGGCGCCGCCGCCGCCGCACCACCTAATTCCACCgctccagcagcagcagcagcaacttCCTCCTCCCGGCCTGCTCTGGTAATTTGTCGCGCCATTCTTAATCTCTCCAACCAGCACCAAACTCTAATAAGTATCTGTAATAACAACATAAATTGTGTCCAACCAATTGATGAATTAGTGTGTTGcgtaatatttatatttatttatttatttttttccattttttttttgggcTTGAATGTCTTACATAGGAAAACAATTGACCTTACGAAAATATTACATCATGCTTCTTCTATTTATTATTGAAGTATAATAAATCAAATCACATCGTATCGTGTTCCTAATTTTTGGTAAAACAAATTTATATACAATTATGATAGTATTTTCATGATTAATTATATaacgacaaaaacttgtgtgaaacggtctcacgactCGTATTTTATGAAACaggtatcttatttgggtcatctatgaaaaattattactttttatgctaagagtattacttttattgtgaatatcgataggattgacccgtcacacagataaagattcttgagatcgtctcacaaaaaacctattcttatataatataataagtaCAAAAACATGTTTCATATAAAGTCATTTCAGTGGCTTAAATATTGATGTGCACACAGGTGCTTCGAAAAATGTGAATTTTACAAGGTGTTAGAGATTGCTAACTTGAATGCAAAGCGAACAAAGTTTCTCTTCAACTATAGCTaacctttttttattttttttataattattccTCGGAATCCTTTTTGATATGTCGTTTACTTATcgtaatttatttttgtattcaATGATGAGATATCACTCATTTATTAGACGTGatgaaatatatcaaaattatacatcatttcaatatcaaAAGTATGTATATTAAACATtagtataaatataaatatatgtaaaTGTATACAATTcacaatcatattttattattattttctattTGAAGGTTTTATGTTTGTTAATAAAATAAGTTTTATATAGAAAGCATATTTGAGAACCTTTacgtaaatattaaaattaattgcaatataatatgaattttttatttgataaaatagtGTGAATTTATTCTCGGGTGGGAAAAATTAATCTGGTTCAATcgagaaaaatgaaaaaaaaatatatatataaaatctaataaaaatttagatggcagattatttatataaaaatttagaTTCAAGATAATGAATCGATTATTAATAAATGCCAAcgaatttttaaaaattctcTTTAAATTAACAAACATGGCATGTGACAAGGATCCATGTTGGTAGAATGAGCAACTCTGAAATAAAAATCAAGAAATTATGATTCTCCATTATTTTTTGGGTACAAGAATTCAAACCAAAGGTAAGTAATATGATGTAAATCCATCTGAGATGATCTCATATTTCAATTTTGttagacatatattttatttgagtcattaataaaaaatattattttttatgtcaaaaatattattttttattgtaaatatgtgcAATGTTGATTGCCTCACGAATAAAAATGTGTAAATGTCATGACATAAgaattgtttaaataattattaataccAATTACCAAAATACATAAGACTTACGTGTATAATAAATTACAATTTTTTGTATGCATTAAAgtaatatgtttaattattcCTGTAAAAAAGTAATAAATTTATCATTTTACTCTACTCTTGTTTAATAAATTTCAACACCATCAATTTAACACCGGGAAAGGAAAGTTAACTTATATCAATATTTTGATAACCTTGATTTATAATTATCTGAAAATTGATAAATAACTGaagtaaattaattttataGTACGAAATAGTTGATATAATCCCTTATGTAACAGCAGTATAATTTCTCCTgtggttatatatatattatagtcAAAACACTTGGTATCACGGTCTGTTTTAATTCATCACTTCAAAGTTTCATTTTAATCAATCATTAATTTTCACAATTATGGTATGACCTTCATTttaataaatcaaatcaaattgcaatacataataatttcaaattgcgGTACGATCCgtcattaatttttataattatgatattaaatttatttaatataaatcaaattaattataaaaaaattatataagtgCGTAACGCGTGTAAAAAAATCACTAACATATATTAAATTTCAACCTTTAACATAATGTTTTTATCAAAACATATGATGCCTCCAACAAGGCCcgtcgatttgggtcatcattggaCTCGGACGGAAAAGAAAGACCAAAAGCCCAGAGCTGATCTCGAGAGGCCAAGAAGAGACCGGGAAACAAACTGATCACTAAATGATCATACAAGCCCCAGCTCATGTTCTTAGTCGAGGAAAGATAAGAAAGACTAAGTCAAGTGATCGTGGACCTTATTTACCGATAATCGAGGGACACATTCCCCTTGTATCCACAAGATCGTGTTGAGGTCGAGACGTGGGCCACGTTCTCACATCATGACCACTACTCGAGTATTTCATATGGTTATCAACTTTAGCATCATATAAAAACCCCGAACaaagataaaataaagaagTTCAATTCATTCtcacaaatatttataaaaCTCACTTTCTAAAACACTATAGGTTCCTTTGTGTCAATACTTCGTTTATTCGAACGTCAAAATGGTCATGTCGTACACGTCTCattaatattttcttattcGAGTGTGTGTAGATCACCCGACCTAGTCTCATCATACTAGGTCAGAAGTACTCACAAGAAATCACATTTTAGCCCGAAAAATTATCCACCTACCTCGCCTGATTTTTCTTGATCTCATCAACATATATTAGCGAAAAACTACAAGTGAAAAAAAAGAGTTTTATCAACACATTGAATGGCGTGATCAAACACAACCACAAACGCATGGAAAACTTCAAAACTCCGAATTGTCGTTCAATATGGGAACTTGTGTCTCTCTTCCTGtctaatattataaaattaaaataaaattgaattttGTTTTTCCTGTATTAATACAACTGTCTGGTAAATCAAATTgtgatgtaataaaataataacgcGATAATGAAATAATTTAATGGTGAATTTGGTTTTCTAGAAATTATTTCAATGTTATGAAAAACTGAATCGCAACTAAATAAACGATCGTTTGATAAGCGGATTgcattgaatttattttataaagggatttcttttaaaaaaaatgtaagtGGAATAAGACAATTGGCTTCtcaattttattgtttattctATTATACGTaactttattataaaaataatattaattaatattaccGCTCTAATTTACCCAAAATGACTTTAATAGGACTCCTATTACTTCTATATCCTATATCTTATTTATCCATAACTTATCTTTATATTATACTAGAAATGTTCACGTGCGATGCACGTGGATGactaatattaaaaaatataatcacgatattaaataatgtttaaaatCGTTTGAATAACATATTGTTTGTGAGCTTTTGTGAATCTAAATAATCAAAACACAAtagatatataaaatatatcatgactataaatcatatatattcatTTATTCACATTACATTTTTCAATATTATAATGACAATTTTCTCAAATtaacaaatatatttttcattcaaatataattaataatgaaaaaacaataaaaataaaaataaaaaatagttaATTTTACTGAAACCAAaaccacaatatatatatactcaaaTTGAATACACTTAGATAAACTATTGTCAAATGAAATTCTCTTATTTAACTAAATTgccataataatattaaaattaaatcattaatcTTGTTATAAAGTTAAATatcaattgtgattttgctaacttttaattttgtttattttctctGTTTGTTTTTAGACTACATATTATATATAGttaattttatatcagaatgtaTTATTTGTAAATCAATAATGATTTTAATAATTTCATTtgaaaaaaagttttaaaataatatcattcaaatatatatgtatagtaaaacacatatataaataaaataacacaaaaaaatttatgagacggtcttatgAGTCAATTTtttgagacaaatatcttatttgagttattaataaaaaaatattactttttatgccgaATGTAATATTTTACTAATTAATTAACCAAactctgaaaaaaaaaaaaaaagaagccaTGTAGATTAGCAAGACAGGAAGTTAGGAATAAATTCATGTTTTCAATGAATAATATTGCTCATATATATAATTCGGAAGAGAAGAGCACAAAATTACTATCAAAATAAATCTTTCAAGACTACTATAATCTCATGATTTTGTGAAAATAAtagatatattatataaattaaccaaaccgtaaaaaaaataagaaaaaaaacgGAAACAAAAACGAACCATccataaatcaaattaattaaataaaaaaaccaacataaaaattaaataactaagtaaaaataaataaataatcactaaaataaaataaaacccaaaaaaatacaatatataaaataaattaatattataaaactaaataaatatatactaATATATAGTTGAGATGAGGGGAGtgatatatttataattatcataaaaataaatccttATAGAcataaatgtaatttttaaattttgtgaAAACTGACATATATTTTACTAATTCACAATTGGaagtaatatatttatatttaagtaGATTAATTAATCGGGCTCTGggaaaaaaaacaagaagaaagtCATGTAGAACCACAAGATGGGAAGTATGAATAAATTCATTGTATTCAATGAATATTAAGacacacacgcacacatatatataagaaaTTACAAGTTAACCCATATAAAAAACAACTTGTTaagctaaataaataaatagagaaTGACAAACATGAAAATTCAAGATTGAAG
Coding sequences:
- the LOC140838115 gene encoding protein RGF1 INDUCIBLE TRANSCRIPTION FACTOR 1-like, coding for MARQITRAGREEEVAAAAAGAVELGGAAAAAPAWLLGLMAETFFYGCGVHQDRRKNEKNIFCLKCCQSFCPHCLPSHHPSHPLLQVRRYVYQDVIRLDDLEKLVDCSCIQAYTINSAKVIFLNQRAQSRSSSCKQLNCSGNTCFTCDRILQYPFNFCSLSCKVDRMVTRGEDLSSILFRFDESDFAISQFERLHMDGSDHEGQITPISILEFGGSHYDTGNAANSEGEPSGLVRRNPKTKRGFMSLVSLNNRRKGAPHRSPLS